The sequence TATTGATATTCATAGCAGCCTGCAGTAACCATCTTAGTAGTAAATAGTTCTTTGTTTTTCTATGGACTGTTACTTGAGTGTGTTTATAACCCCATAAAGGTGTATTTTGTTGTGCTAAATAATATTATGAccttttttatttctctttttcaAATACGAACATATCCTATCTGCAGTTAGTGACACTCTCTATACCTGTATGTGTGTATGGGCATGTATTTGACTGTATGTGTTGTTGCTGGTATGCTTTGCTTTTCGCAATTATGGTATCTATATGGTTATTTTTGTGTTTAAGGGAGAATTTCTCGTCATAACATGATTGAGATCCTGTCATTTTATCAGCTGCCAAAACCGCGATGAATTTGTTTAATCATATGCCTGAGGTGACGAACCGGGAGAAGGAACTTATGAAAGCATGTACAGACCCAGAACTGGTTGCGGCAATTGTGAGCAATGTGAAGATAACAGCTCCAGGATTGACTCAATTGAAGCAGAAACAGAAGAAGGGTAAAAAATCTGGCAAAGATAATTAGATGTTGTGTAGAAGTTTTGCCTAGTGGAGTTGAAGACATTCTGCAGGAGTGATTCTATTTCTCAAAAGAATAGTGATACTCAACTTGGTGTCTTCTATTTTTAGTTCCGGAGATTTCAACACATCTTTTTTTCTTCAATACAAGGCACAAGTTTGCAGGTTCCTTGAATTAAGAGGACATGCAGATTACAAGTTGTATGTCGTTTGTCTCCTTTAAATTCTTGTAAAATGTCTATTGGTCCAAACTACAAAATTGGGTTCGTTCAGGGTTCGGCCCTATAATTATGACGTCCTTTGTGTGTAGGCAAGTGCTTTGTGGTGCCTTGTTTAGTTTTGCTTGAACATTAGTTCAAATGGTatagggttaattacatattgcCTTTGTAGTTAgttgtttttaatattttgatctttatattttaaaaaattatattgatagttCATTTATTGTAACGATGTTAGTTTTAccaacgaaaatataaaaataaaaagataaaaatatttttttaacgtTGGGTGGTGGATGACGGTGCCACCctcagcttacatgttctaaataCCCATCGTCAACCTCCTCCATCTATCATCGTTATATTTGGTTGAGTTCATACTAGTGCTCATTAGTCGTTAGTTGTCAACACCCACAGAAGTATACAATTTCGATGAGTTGGCCCTCAGCTTTAATTGGGGGCATTGACCATCGACCCTCAACACCCACGGATGTAGACAATTTTGATGAGTTGACCCTCGGTGTGGTCGAGGTCTTTTATGATAATGAAGCCCTCACCATCAGTTGTGAGGTCGAGCGTGATAGGAGATTTGGCAACCAACTGATGGGTGCCGATACGCACTCCGTCAATTGCAACAATGGATAGAGGGGACCAATGTTAGAGACAGATCTGTTTGAAGGTATTGAGAACAATCTCAGGTGAATTCTTTTAAAgaaaacttatattttttaaatgatatatttttaattctttttaaaATGTTTTGGTTATTTTCGGTGGAACGTTTCCACTTTTTGGAATCGGGCAGAAGGTTCATCATGTCGTTTATCTTTTCTCTCCATTTCCCCTTTTCTTCAATTCCATCCAATCCACCCAATAAAGGCAGAACACTTAGTTtgcaattaaataatattaatgtaTTATCTGCATTGACCAAAATAAATGTATTATCTCTATTCCCTTCACCAACATGCAATTTAAGCTTCGTTAACAATCCTGTTGGCCGTAGGGGAGTCAGGAATCTTGATTAGGTCGCTACTCGGATATTGGCCCAAGGAACTTGTATTTGAAACACATGCCATTCCAAGTGAGAAATGACTACTCATGTCATTTATCATCCATATCCTTCAGCTAAAGTTGATGAACGAATTCCAAGTCAAATGAATAAAAACTAACTTAGATCAGATTCCTTCGATCCTCAGTAATATGGAGAATAATTTTCTTTCAGCTTTCAGCTGGCACATATCCTTGATCACTGGCACATATCCTTTACTGAGGATCCTCTCGATCCTCAGTAAAATGTGTTGTTGGTTGTGGAGTAGGCCACCTCTAAGACCATCAACCAGCCTTGATCACTAGCGTAAAGAATCAGCTTCACCAAGGGAATCGAGAGCGCAGGAGAATGGCTCGGGTGCCATCACCTCTACACAtcacaagagagagaaagaattgtGCATTCCCAATATCCTGCAATGTCGTATCTACCACTTTCAGAGGAAGTGCAATGACAACTCAAAGATCCGCAGccatcccctcccctcccctttcACGTATCTCATCCAGTTAAAAGAATCACTCAGCATTTCACGGATAGCCTCTCTGGAAACACACAACCAACAACACATTTTAGCAGTCATGAGCagcatgtattaaaagattgcgaCCGCCTCAGAGGCTGTACATAAGGCAGATTGGGAAAAAAAAACTAAAGATAATAACTGGAAAAGCCAAGTTCATAAATAGTAATTCAAAGGCAACACGTTTCCAACGGAAGAGCAGAGTGTtggagtcttacttgtgagttcgtATGTCACAATCATCGAGGTACCCCAGAGTGACATGTTTAAGAACCTGGGGCCAAACCCTCTATAGAAACCTCTCCAGCCGTCCTCCTCAACAAGCCGCTTCATCGTCTTGGTAACTGATGGCCTGCCTATGTACCCGTTCATGACCTGTGTTTTAGGAAGAAAATATTCAGCTTGCCTGGTGACCATTGTCTACTAAGCAGATACAATGTTGGACAAGAAAAGAATGCATAATTGGAATTCATGCCATCATCCCAAGGTCCACAATGTCATATAGAAAGCAGTAGGCCAAAATGTGCCTGTAGAATATTAACCAAGTGCTCTACTAAATCATTCTCTTTTCTAGTCAATCAGAGGGTCTCTATATCAATGGATTTCAATATAAAACATTatcttatatttaatatatatatatatatatatatatatatatatatatatatttttttttttttttttttttttttttgtttacacaTGCTTTGTCTTTTTCCCTTCACAGAATTTAATGCACTTTATAGTTTAGACCTCATAAACCTGTGCCCATTTAGTTTCtttgtttttcatcttcttctttcatCTTTATTTTTTACGACTGAGGCACAATGAATCCCTCGAACTCGATCAGCACCCACTTGATTTCTGATGTCATGATGGCCAAAGTAGCAGATAAGAACCAAAAAAAGTAAGCTCATTCTATCACACTCTTCAATACAATTTTTTTTCAAGTTACCATTCTGCAagattagaggactaaatttaccTGCAGCCGAGTCTTGATTGTATCTATCGGAGTGGTGATAATTGATGAACAAGCACCAGCCAAGGTTCCAGCTGTCGCCTGAACAGTTACTAGCTCTAACTGAGATGGTTTTTTCTCTGCATCATTTTGATAGCCTAGGCTCCTGAccgaaaaagaaaataacaaagatGTTTGTACATACACGTACTTGGCCATTATGATATGCAACCTGTAATTCTGAACAAAAGCTACCCTAAAAATAGAGAACAATATTGTGACAGACGTACCTCCAAATAACATGTTGAGCAGCACCATAAGCACCCCACCAAAGAGCAGATGCAGGTGACTGGGTTGCCACTGTTATCCCAAAACCTCTATAAAGGCCATGAAGTCCCTCGCTCCTGAGCACTTTACGAATGACATCAAAAGGGCCATTATATTTGATCATTTCAGGCAGACCTTGCACCATCAGTCTCTGGGAAATCTAGGAATATGAGCAAAACTTAGTTCAAATATAAGAATGCACAGGATCTGATGTTGTGATGTCAGTgtgcttccttttctttttgtgcGTGAGCAGATGCAGGTGCGAGTGGCTTTTTTGGTGGATGTGTGTGTTGAAATCCAAAACAAGTACCCATTGTTGCAAATCTCAGTGTTGAGTAGACTAATAGCAAGATGCCCTTGATTGTCCTGATTTAAACAAAACATTTGTGTGACAAAGAAAGGGTGCACAAACAGCCCTTGTGAAACCAAAACATAGTCTAGCTCAAATTCATGTTTTGCTTCTATTATGCTAAAAAGCCTTTTTCCTTAGTTGGATAACATATTTCTTAAGATCAGGATACGTAATGCATGCTATAGTGGTGGAATTTGAACACACCAAATGAGACAACAATTTGAGGGGGATAGGCTTCAATAAATGGAAGGACCGGAGGAATATATCTACTGGTTGTAATCTTAAAGGGACAAAT comes from Musa acuminata AAA Group cultivar baxijiao chromosome BXJ3-3, Cavendish_Baxijiao_AAA, whole genome shotgun sequence and encodes:
- the LOC135585387 gene encoding uncharacterized protein LOC135585387 isoform X2, which gives rise to MAVEAEATAADFALSETNINWDRLDKMRFHVIGAVLFTLQSGLLHPTAVVKTRIQVAEAGLSHMHGFSMFRRILRYDGILGLYRGFGTSAIGSLPGRVLALTSLEVSKDMMLKYTEHMDLSEATRIALSNGAAGLVSNVFSSVYFVPLDVRLMVQGLPEMIKYNGPFDVIRKVLRSEGLHGLYRGFGITVATQSPASALWWGAYGAAQHVIWRSLGYQNDAEKKPSQLELVTVQATAGTLAGACSSIITTPIDTIKTRLQVMNGYIGRPSVTKTMKRLVEEDGWRGFYRGFGPRFLNMSLWGTSMIVTYELTKRLSVKC
- the LOC135585387 gene encoding uncharacterized protein LOC135585387 isoform X1, yielding MAVEAEATAADFALSETNINWDRLDKMRFHVIGAVLFTLQSGLLHPTAVVKTRIQVAEAGLSHMHGFSMFRRILRYDGILGLYRGFGTSAIGSLPGRVLALTSLEVSKDMMLKYTEHMDLSEATRIALSNGAAGLVSNVFSSVYFVPLDVISQRLMVQGLPEMIKYNGPFDVIRKVLRSEGLHGLYRGFGITVATQSPASALWWGAYGAAQHVIWRSLGYQNDAEKKPSQLELVTVQATAGTLAGACSSIITTPIDTIKTRLQVMNGYIGRPSVTKTMKRLVEEDGWRGFYRGFGPRFLNMSLWGTSMIVTYELTKRLSVKC